From Juglans regia cultivar Chandler chromosome 6, Walnut 2.0, whole genome shotgun sequence, the proteins below share one genomic window:
- the LOC118348786 gene encoding uncharacterized protein At4g06744-like → MHKTLPLFFQCSHMMTNMLLSLVSALFILCSFFSHGHAQPGKCPPARRCPLISPPPPPNPFPRIRPRPPLYPPSLNLMPRRPPNNPGPLSNRARILFITQELKRNITYDPQNYTRTWVGNNYCLFKGFYCDTVPDLNITGLAGIVFNGARFGGRFLNFYRFIRNLPDIAIFHANSNNFTGVINRNINQLRYLYELDLSNNKFPGGFPSSVIGATNLTFVDLRFNTYAGAVPAPLFNIDTDVLFINNNGFNQTIPTTLGNTPALFLTLANNKFTGTIPRSIGRAWNTLLEALFLNNRLTGCLPFEIGYLTKATVLDVGGNILTGPIPQSFGCLAKLELLNLAHNEFYGTIPESLCRLPNAYNFSLSYNYFSQVGPACRRLIRARRLDVRRNCIIGLPQQKSAAECSRFFSRPRSCPRESTFNVVPCRLRTASSAFEEEEEDEDGLIIPTIDEMTPPSPKTYSALVNPHH, encoded by the coding sequence ATGCACAAaactcttcctctcttctttcAATGCTCACACATGATGACCAACATGCTGCTTTCACTTGTTTCAGCTCTGTTCATCCTTTGCTCCTTTTTCTCGCACGGACATGCCCAACCTGGTAAATGTCCCCCAGCACGAAGATGTCCTCTAATATCTCCCCCACCTCCTCCGAATCCTTTTCCTCGTATCCGTCCTCGACCTCCTTTGTACCCTCCATCCCTCAATCTTATGCCGCGTCGCCCGCCAAACAATCCCGGGCCATTGTCCAACAGAGCTAGGATTCTGTTCATCACTCAGGAGCTCAAAAGAAACATCACTTACGACCCTCAAAACTACACCCGCACTTGGGTTGGCAACAATTACTGCCTCTTTAAGGGCTTCTATTGCGATACCGTGCCGGACTTGAACATCACCGGACTTGCTGGCATTGTCTTCAATGGAGCAAGATTTGGGGGTCGCTTCTTGAACTTCTATCGCTTTATCCGCAATTTGCCCGACATTGCTATCTTCCATGCTAACTCCAATAACTTTACCGGCGTAATCAACCGGAACATCAACCAGTTGCGCTACTTGTACGAGCTCGACTTGAGTAACAACAAGTTCCCCGGAGGATTCCCGTCAAGTGTCATCGGCGCCACGAATCTAACCTTCGTGGACCTTAGGTTCAACACCTATGCCGGGGCAGTCCCGGCTCCATTATTCAACATCGACACGGACGTTTTGTTCATCAACAACAACGGGTTCAATCAAACAATTCCAACCACATTGGGGAACACGCCGGCACTGTTTCTCACCCTTGCCAACAACAAGTTCACCGGAACAATCCCTCGCAGTATTGGCCGGGCTTGGAACACCCTACTCGAGGCTCTGTTCTTGAACAATAGATTGACCGGTTGTCTCCCTTTTGAAATCGGGTATTTGACCAAGGCCACCGTGTTGGACGTGGGGGGAAATATCTTGACAGGGCCAATACCGCAGTCATTCGGGTGCCTGGCAAAACTGGAGTTACTCAACCTGGCGCATAACGAGTTCTACGGGACGATTCCCGAGTCCTTGTGCAGACTTCCGAATGCGTACAACTTTTCGCTATCGTACAATTACTTCAGCCAAGTCGGGCCAGCCTGCAGGAGGTTGATAAGGGCAAGGAGGCTTGACGTGAGGAGGAACTGCATTATAGGGCTACCGCAGCAGAAGTCTGCTGCAGAGTGTTCACGTTTCTTCTCGAGGCCTAGAAGCTGCCCACGAGAGAGTACTTTCAACGTCGTTCCATGCAGACTACGTACTGCTTCTTCGGCTTtcgaggaagaggaggaagatgaagatggtCTGATTATCCCTACAATCGATGAAATGACCCCTCCTTCCCCGAAAACCTACTCTGCACTCGTGAATCCTCACCATTGA